The DNA segment AAGAAGACGCTGGCCGGAACGCCGTTCGAGGGGCAGGAGTCGCTCAAGCTCGGGGGACACTGCCAGGACGACGACCGCTACGAGCAGCTCCTGCGCCGCGAGTACCTCGCCTACCAGATCCTCAACGAGGTCACGCCGCGCTCCTTCCGCGCACGCCTGGCGAGCGGGAGCTACATCGACTCCGCCAGCGGCAAGAAGCTGACGACACGCGCCGCGATGTTCATCGAGCACGAGGACGACGTGGCGGCGCGCGCGGGGGGCAAGGTCCGCGAGTTTCGCCGGGCCCTCTTCGATGACGTCGATTTCAAGACGCTCGACCGCATGGCGATCTTCGAGTACATGATCGGGAACACCGACTGGTCCATCTACGCCCTGCATAACGTGCGGTTGGTCGTGACCGACTCGGTGGGCGTCCTGCCCATTCCGTACGACTTCGACTTCTCCGGGCTCGTGAATGCGCCCTACGCTGGGCCGGCACCCCAGCTGCAGATCCGCAGCGTGCGCGAGCGCCTGTATCGCGGCCCCTGCCGCACCTGGGACGAGCTCGCGCCGACGGTGGCGGGCTTCACCGCGTTGCGCCCGGCGATCATGGCGCTCCCCGCAAAGGTCCCCGGGCTCGACCGGGGCGAGGTGCGCGACGCGGAAGAGTTCCTTTCCGCGTTCTTCCAGACGGCGGCCGATGCCGGCGAGGCGAAGCGCGCCTTCATCGACGGCTGCCTGAAGAAGCCGGGCGCCTAACGCTTTCCCTGTCGTTCGCTCCGGCGATGGCCGCTCCACTCGTCGGGGCGGCCATCGCCCGATGCACGGGCGGGATGGGCGCGCGCTCGTGAGTCGCCCACGCCGTCAGGCGCAGACGTCGTATTCGCGCCCCTTCCACTGGACCCGGTCGCCGCGCCACACGGCCCGAGCGGCAATGTACAGGTAGGCCAACGCCCCCAAGGGAAAGGTGAGCGCGTACCATGGCGCGAGGCGGAACTCGCGCCCGATCGCGCCGAACCAGAGCAGCTGCGAGAGCGTCGCGGATGCCCCAAACGCCGTCCAGCCTGCCCCGGCTCCTCCGGCCACGCCGGCGGCCCAGGCGACGACCGGTGCGAGGGCGAGCAATGCCGGCGCCGGGATCAGTACCCGCGCCAGCCACGTCCCCGCGCGCCCGCCAGGGAGCGTGTCGCGTCCGGCCGAGTAGACGTTCTTCCCCCAGCCTTCGACGATGTCGCGCAGCGAGGCGTACATGCGGGTCGACATCTGGGACTGGCCTAACGTGAGGAAGACTCGCTGGCCCGCCGCGGTCATCTGCTGCGCGAAGGCAAGGTCCTCGGCGGGCTTGCCGCGTACCGTGTCGTGGCCCCCGAAGGCGTCGTAGGCCGCCCGTCGGAAGAGGAGGCACTGCCCGTTCGCGATCTTGCGTCGTGGCGAGCGCGAGCGGTTCACCGACCCCGGGCCGCCGTACCATTGGGCGAGGATCGCGAAGACGAACGGCTGGATCACGCGCTCCCAGAAGGTCCGGGTCTCCTGAAAGCCGGCGACCGAGACGAGGTCCGCATCGTGGGCGACACTCGCGTTCACCAGGCGCGCGTGCAGGTCGGGGGCGTGGCGCACGTCGGCGTCGGTGAACAGGAGGTAGGCGCCGGGCGTGGCCCGTGCGCCGTGATGACACGCCCACTGCTTGCCGAGCCATCCGGTGGGCAAGGGTGGCGGGGCGACGATCGTGAGGCGTGCATCGCCGGCGGCGGCCTCGCGTGCGAGGGCCGCGGTGCCGTCACTCGAGTGGTCGTCGACGACGATCACCTGGAGCGACGGGTACTCGCTTGCCAGGATCGACCGTACGCAGCTGGCGATGTGCGCCGCCTCGTTGCGTGCCGGCACGATCACGGTCAGGGGCGGCGCCGGCTGCGGCGCTTCACGTGCCACGTCATCCAACGACGGCGTGCCGCGCCAGCGCCACGCGGTGACGACGAGCGACAGCCACCAGGGGGCACTCCACGCCACCCCGGCGAGGCTCCCGCCCAGCGTCATGCCGCGGCCGGGCCGGGGGGCGCCTCGTCCCGCTCGCCGCGACTCAGCACCGACGCCGCCACCATGTCGCCCGTGACGTTGGCGGTCGTGCGGAACATGTCGGGGATCGTGTCCACGCCGAGCAGGATCCCCATCCCCTCGACGGGGAGCCCGGCGGCGAGGAGGACCGGGACCATCACGATGATGGAGCCGGCCGGGATCCCGGGAACGGAGAACGTCGTCATCACCACGGTGAGTACGATCGTCGCCATCTGCGCGGCGCCGAGCGTCACGCCGTAGAGGTGCGCGATGAAGACGACGCCCGTGGTGATGCCTAACGCGCCGCCGATGCGAAAGGTCGTCGCGGCCAGGGGCAGGAAGAACGTGGTGATCTGTTCCGGGAGATGCAGGCGCGTGCGCGACGCCTCCATCATGGCCGGCAGCGCCGCCAGCGACGAACGGGCGCTGAAGGCGACCGCCTGCGCCGGAAAGGTGCCGCGCGCGAAGTCGGCGATCCCGCCGCGCCCGAACAGGGCGGCCAGCGGATAGAGCACGAGGAGGGAGAAGAGCACCAGCACCAGTGCCGTGACGACGATGTAGCCGAGCAGGGCGCCGGCGGCCGAGAGTCCGAGCTTGGCCGCCAGCGGCACGGCGAGGGCGAAGACCCCGATGGGGGCCGCCGCCAGGACCCATCGCACGAGCGTCAGCGCCGCGTCGGCCACCCCGCGGAAGAAGCGCACCATCAACGTCTTCGTCTCTCCCGTTAGGCGGGTGAGCGCGAGCCCGAAGCAGACCGAGAAGACGATCAGCGGGAGCATCGCCCCGTCAGCCGCTGCCTTGACCGGGTTGATCGGGACGAGGTCGGTGAGCCACTGCGCGAAGGTCGGGATCCGCTTCACGCTCTCCGCGGCCGCCGACGTGGCGGTGGCACCGCTTGCCCGCAGCGCCGAGACGGCGTCGGCATCCAGCGGGATGCGCGCCATGAGGGGCGGGGCCACGACCGCCGCGAAGATGCCGCCCGCCACCAGGAGCACCAGGAAGAATGCGAGTGCCCGCGTCCCGATGCGCCCGATCGTTCGGGCGTCGGGGGCCGACGTCACGCCCACGATGATGCTCCCGACCACCAGTGGGACGACCGTCATCCGGATCGCGTTGATCCACAACGTCCCCAGCGGCTCGACGAGGGGGACGACGGAGGCGAGCGCCGGGTGCGCGGACGTCGAGATCACGATCCCGACGCCCATGCCCAGGGCCAGGGCGATGAGGACTTTCGTTGTGAGGGACACGCGCCCAAACTACCGGGACGGCGCGGGGGCCACCACCCGCGCGCCCCCCTTCACCCTTCGAGCCCCACCGCATGCCGCACAAGACCGCGACCGATCTGTTCAACGAAGCCAGGGCGCGCATCACGCAGGTCACGCCCGAGGAGACGATGCGCATCCGCGACGAGCATCCCGGCACGGTCGTCCTCGACTGTCGCGAACCTAACGAATGGAACCTGGGGCGCGTTCCGGGGGCGTTGTTCATTCCGCGCGGGATCCTCGAGTCCAATATCGAGGCCGCCGTCCCCCGCGACCGCAAGCTCATCATCTACTGCGCCAGCGGAAACCGCTCGGCGCTCGCCGTCGAGACGCTGCAGCAGATGGGCTATGCCGACGTCGCCTCGATGAGCGGTGGATTCCGCGGCTGGGTTGATGCCGGGGGCGACATCGACGGCTGATCGGCGCGACCATCCTCGTGACCGGCGATCCCCGCTTCACCCACCCGCTCTTCCGGCAGCTGGCCGCCGCGCTGACCGAACGCCCCGGCGCTGCCGCCGAGACGGACGGCGCGCCCGCACGTGCCGCGGTTGCCCTGGCGCTGCGTCCGGGAGACGACGCGCGGGGCGAACTGCTCATGATCCGCCGAGCCGAGCGGGCGGGGGATCCTTGGAGCGGTCAGATCGCGCTGCCGGGTGGGCGCTGGTCACCTAACGACGAGTCGCTCCTCCACACCGCCGTGCGCGAAACGTGGGAGGAGACCGGGATCGACCTCGCCGCGAGCGGGACGATTCTTGGGACGCTCGACGAGCTGCGGCCGCGCACGGCCGCGCTCCCGGCCATCATCGTCACGCCCGTCGTCGTCGCCCTCGACCAGCCCGCCGCGCTCGTCCTGAACGAGGAGGTGGCCGAGGCGTTCTGGGTCCCGCTCGGCCTCCTGCGCGACCCGACGACGACCCGCGAATCGTCGGTGCACGTGCGGGGCAGCACGTTGCGAGTCCCGAGCTTCGTCGTGCGCGAGCACATCGTGTGGGGGATGACCGAGCGAATCCTTCGCCAGCTGCTCGCGCGCATCGAGTGACGCGCCGTAGATTGGGCGCGCCAACACCCCGAGCGCCCATGCGTCGATTGATCCTGGCGGCTGCCGTCGCCCCCTGCCTTGCCGCCAGCACCGCTGCGGCCCAACGCCCCGACTTCGCCGCCTTTGATGCCTACGTGGCCAAGGCGGTGAAGGCGTGGAACGTCCCCGGCCTCGCGATCGCGATCGTGGCCAACGACTCCGTGGTCTTCGCCAAGGGGTACGGCGTCCGCACGCTCGGGCGCCCCGAGCCCGTGGATGCCCACACGCGATTTGCCATCGGCTCGACCACCAAGGCGATGACGGCGCTGGCGCTCCTCCAGGCGGCCGACGACGGCAAGCTCCGACTCGACGAGCCCGTGCTGCGCCATCTCCCCACGATGCAGCTGTATGACCCGGTCATGACGCGCGAACTGCTCGTCCGCGACCTGCTCACGCATCACACCGGGCTCCCGGGGTCGGACCAGCTGTGGGCCGGCAACGACTACAGCATCGGCGAGATCATCCGTCGCATGCGATTCCTCAAGCCCACGGCGAGCTTCCGCAACCAGTACGCGTACCAGAACGTGCAGTACGCGATGGCGGGCGAGGTCCTGCAGCAGGCCACCGGGATCCGGTGGAGCGACTGGCTGCGCACGCGCATGTGGGAGCCGCTGGGAATGCGTGAGACGCTGCCCACGGTCGCCGCGACCGAGGGGCAACCCAACGTGGCGACGCCGCACATGGTCATCGACGACACGCTGCGTGTGATCGCCAACCGCACCGTGGATCCCGTTGCGCCTGCCGGATCGGTCTGGTCGAGCGTGACCGACATGGCCACGTGGATGCGCTTCGTCCTCGACTCCGGGCGGGTGAAGGGGAAGCGCCTGGTGTCGGAGCGCGGCTTCGTCGATTGGCTCTCGCCGCAGGTCGTGGTGCCGCTCTCGGACTTCTATCCCGCCGCTCGCCTGGCGGCCGTCCATCGTGTGTCATACGGGCTGGGGTGGTTCCTGCACAGCTATGGCGGCGACGATGTGGCGATGCACACCGGGAGCATCGATGGGATGATCGCCATCGCGGGCCTCCTCCCCGACCGTCGCGTGGGTGTCTACATCCTGGCCAATCGCGATCACGCCGAGGTGCGCCACGCGCTCATGTACCGCGCCTTCGACCTGTACAACGGGCGCCGGCCGCGTGACTGGTCGCGCGAGGTGATGGAGCTCTTTGACGGCCTCGAGGCGCAGGGACGGAAGGCGCAGGCGGCGTTCGTCAACGCACGTGTTCCGGGGACGATCCCGTCGCTCCCGCTCGCGCGCTACGTCGGCACGTACGCCGATTCGCTCAATGGCACGGTCGTCATCAGCATGCGCAACGGGGGACTGCACGCCGCCTGGGGGAAGGGGTTCACCGGTCCCCTGGAACACTGGCACTACGACACCTTCCTCGCCCGCTGGGACGACCGTCGGAGCTCGCCCGACGCCATCGCCTTCTCGCTCGACGCCACGGGACAGGTGGCGGAGCTGCGGGCCAGTGGCGCGACGTTCGGCCGCGTCCCCGCGGAACGCCGTTAGGCATCGCCGCAGTCCCGTCGTCACGTGTTCCCGTCGCCCACCTCGGAGCCTGCTCGCATGACACCCTGCTCACGTCCATCGCCGGGCCGGTCGCTGCTGGCGGCCGTCGCGGTCGTCGCCGCACTGGCCCCGCTCCCCCTCCGCGCCCAGGCGAGCGTGAAGCAGGGCTGGGAATGGTCCACCGACACCGTGATGAAGGTCGTGCACGCGGTGCGCGCCGGACGCTCGTTGCAGCCCAAGCGCTGGCCGAACGGGGCGCGCGTCGCGGTGGCGCTCTCGTTCGACGTCGACAACGAGACACCCAACCTGCGCTTCGGCCAGCCGACGATCGGTGAGCTGTCACAGGGGCAGTACGGCGCGCGCGTCGGGCTCCCGCGCATCCTCGCGCTCCTCGATCGCCACGCGATCCCGGCGTCGTTCTTCATCCCGGCGATGAGCCTGATGATCGATCGCAGCCAGGTGGCGCTCATCAAGAAGTCGGGGCGCCACGAGTTCGCGGTGCACGGCTGGATCCACGAGATGAATACCGCCGTCCCCGCCGACGTCGAGCGGCGACTCGTCCAGCAGGCGCTCGACACCCTTACCGCGCTCACCGGCATCCGACCGGTAGGCTACCGGGCGCCGTCGTGGAACTTCTCCGCCGCCACGATGTCGATCGTCAAGGACCTGGGCTTCACGTACGAGTCGTCGCTCATGGCCGACGAACGTCCGTATGAGCTCAACCAGAACGGGGAGCCCACGGGCATCGTCGAACTCCCGGTGGAGTGGATCATGGACGACGCGCCGCTCTTCTCGCCCCGCGGCAACAACTACGCGTCGCCGCGCGAGGTCGCCCAGGTCTGGATCGACGAGTTCGACAAGGCGTACGAGGAAGGGACGCTCTTCCTCCACACGATGCACCCGCACGTGTCGGGGCATCGCTCGCGCATCAAGGCGCTCGAACTCCTCATTGCTCACATCAAGACGAAGCCCGGGGTCTGGTTCGCGACGCACCGCGCGGTGGCGGAGTACGTGAAGGCGCAGGCCGGGATGAAGTAGCCGCCCCGTCGGGGCGGTGGGGGGAATTGCGGGATCTCCGCGGAGGGGTTTAGGTTTAGCGCAACCTAAATCTCAAGTTGCCCGATACAAATTCGGGCGTCCTCGTGTGGTATCCCCTGACGTCATGAGCGCCACCCCCGCCGTTACGCCTCCCACGCCCGAGCGGTCGTCGCCCCCCGGCGCCGATCCGGGGTGGCGTCGCGCCCGCGAGACGCCGTCGCTCGCCGAGGTGCACCGCACGATTCCGGTGCACGGGCTGACCTGGTGGCGCAAGCTCCTCGCCTTCGCCGGACCGGGATATCTGGTCGCGGTCGGCTACATGGATCCCGGCAACTGGGCGACCGACCTCGCCGGTGGCTCGCAATTCGGATACCGACTGCTCAGCGTGATCCTGATCTCGAACCTCATGGCGGTCCTGCTGCAGGGGCTCGCCTCGAAGTTGGGGATCGTCACCGGGCGTGACTTGGCGCAGGCATGCCGCGATCACTACTCGCGGCCGGTGGCCCTCATGCTGTGGGTGCTGTGCGAACTGGCCATCGCCGCCTGCGACCTGGCGGAGGTGATCGGAACGGCCATCGCCCTCAACCTGCTCTTCGACATTCCGCTACCCTGGGGCGTGGCGCTGACCGCGCTCGACGTCCTCATCGTGCTCTTCCTGCAGCACAAAGGGTTCCGGCTGCTCGAAGCGCTGGTGATCGCCCTCGTGATGGTCGTGGGGCTCTGCTTCCTGTTCGAACTCTTCATTTCGCGCCCTGAACTCGCCGCGGTCGCCAGGGGCTTCATTCCGTCGACGGAGATCGTGCGCAATCGCGACATGCTGTACATCGCGATCGGCATCCTCGGGGCCACCGTCATGCCGCACAACCTGTATCTGCACTCGTCGATCGTGCAGACGCGCAAGTACGAGGAGTCGTCCGAGGGGCGGCGCGAGGCGGTGCGCTTCGCCTTCGTCGATTCGACGATCGCGCTCTCGCTCGCCCTGTTCATCAACGCGGCGATCCTCATCGTGGCGGCCGCGACGTTTCACACCTCGGGCAACACGCAGGTGGCCGAGATCCAGGACGCATACAAGCTGCTCTCGCCGCTGCTGGGTGTCGGCGCGGCGAGTGCGGTCTTCGCCCTCGCCCTGCTCGCCTCGGGGCAGAACTCCACGCTCACCGGGACGCTCGCCGGGCAGATCGTGATGGAGGGCTTCCTCAACATCCGAATGCGCCCGTGGCTGCGGCGACTGCTGACGCGCGCCATCGCCATTGTGCCGGCCGCGATCACCGCCATCTTGTATGGCGAAAGTGGGACGGCGCGCCTGCTCATCTTGAGCCAGGTGGTGCTGTCGCTGCAGCTGTCGTTCGCCGTCTTTCCCCTGGTGATGTTCACGTCTGACAAGGTCAAGATGGGGGAGTTCGTCAACCCCGCCTGGCTCAAGAGTCTCGCCTACCTGGTGGCCGCCGTGATCGCGACGCTCAACGTGTGGCTCCTCGTGCAGACCGTGGGCGGGTGGATGGCCTGATGTATCGACGCATCCTCGTTCCCCTCGAGCACTCGCCAACCGACAGCTGCATCGTGGCGCACGTGCGCGACCTGGCGCGGCACTGTGGCGCGTCGATCGTCCTCTTTCACGTGGCCGACGGATGGGCGGCGCGGAACCTCGCGGCGCTCAACCTGCGCGAATCGGAAGAGATGCGACTAGACCGCGAGTACATCGAGCGCGTGGCCCGCGACCTCGTCGCCGAGGGGTTGCGCGCGGAGGCGGTGCTCGCCAACGGTGAGCCCGCGCGCGAGATCTGCGCGGCCGCGGCGCGTGAGCAGTGCGACCTCATCGCCATGGCGACGCACGGCCACAAGTTCATCGGCGACGTGATTCACGGGAGCGTGGCGAACACGGTGCGCCACGACACGTCGATTCCGGTCCTCCTCGTGCGTGCCCCGGGCCAGGGGAAGCGCCCGTCCGCCACGTGACGTCCCGCAAGTCCAAGGCGCCACCGTCGCGCCCCCGCGTCGCGGACGAGGCGGGGGCCGTGGTGGAGTCGCCCGCGCCGCTCACCGCCCCGGTCGAGGACTACCTCAAGGCGATCTACGGGATCGAGCAGGGCGGGGGGGCCGCCGCGACGAACGACATCGCCGCCAAGCTGTCCATCGCCGCCGCGTCGGTGAGCGGGATGGTCCGCCGCCTGGCCGATCAGGGGCTGGTGTCATACGAGCGCTATCGCGGCGTGCGGCTGACGGACCTGGGGCGCCGCGCCGCGCTGCGCACGATTCGGCGACACCGCGTGATCGAGACGTATCTGGCGCAGGCGTTAGGCTATCCGTGGGATCGCGTGCACGAGGAGGCCGAGCGGCTGGAGCACGCCGTGAGTGATGAACTCGTCGACCGGATGGCGTCGGCCGTCGGCGAGCCGGAGGCCGATCCGCACGGTCATCCGATCCCGACGCGCGACGGCGTGATCGACGAAACGCGGCACCGGACGCTGTCCGACCTCGCGCGCGGGCAACGCTCCCGCGTGAAGCGCGTGAGCGACGAAGACTCCGAGCTCCTGCGCTACCTCGCCAGGATCGGGATCCGCCCCGGCGTCGTCCTGATGCTCACGGACCGCGCGCCCTTCGACGGGCCACTCACCCTGCAGGTCGGCAAGACGTCGTGCCAGGTGGGGCCGGCGCTGGCGTCGCGCGTCATGGTGGAACTGCTCCCCGATTGAGCCCAGTCGTGCGGGGAACGCCTCGTGCGCAGCGGTCGTTTACCACCACGGCCATGCACGTCCCCCCACGACTTCGCACCACGCGGCCCATACTCGGCCCGACACCGCGCTCGCTGGCGTTCGCGCTCCCACTCGCGCTCGTCCTGTCGCTCGCGCTGCTCCCACGGACTGGGCATGCGCAGACTAGTCGTGCCGACGAGTCTCAGCGCACGGCACCGACGCCCGACCGCCGTTCGCCGCGTGCATTGCGCACGATCGCCATCGACGAACGCCTCGTGCGCGACAAGGGGCTCGCGCTGGGCGACACGCTCGAGGTGGCGGCCACGCCCGGCGGGGCCGGCGAGCGGGTCCTCGTCGGGGCCATCGTCAGGCGAGCCGCCGATCCCTCCGAGGTGGCGCGTGCGGAATACCGTGTGCGACTGCACCTCGACCAGCTGCAAGCGCTGACCGGGAGCGGCGACAAGGTCGACCGGTTCGCGGTGGCCGTCACACCGGGCGCGACCGACGCGGCGGTCGCAGCGATCAATGCGCGCAGCTTCGGCTTCCGCGCCCACCCCTCGCGCGCGGTGGCCGCCGAGACGTCGCGCACCTTTGCCGTCGTGTCGCGCTTCAACCGGGCCATCGGGGTCATCACCATCGTGGCCAGCGCCATCTTCCTCCTCTGCATCATGCTGCTCAAGGTGGAGGAGCGTCGACGCGACGTGGCGGCGTTGCGCCTGCTGGGGATCTCCCGGCGCACGGTGACCGGCGCCGTGGTCCTCGAGGCCTCGTGCATCGCGGTGCTGGGGAGTGCGGCCGGCGTGGCCTTCGGGTATGTCTGCTCGGCCATCATCAACTGGTACTATCGCGGCGTCTATCGCACGCCGCTGGCCTTCTCGCTGGTGACGCCCGGCACGGTGGCCTTCTCCGTGGCGCTCTCGCTGGCCCTCGGGATCGGGGCGGGCCTGCTCGCCGCGCGCCGCCTCACCGGCGTGCCGCCGCTCTCGCTCTTTGGCCGCTGATGCGCCTCGCGCTCGCCTGGTCGTCGCTCTTTCGCCATCCGGTGCGCACCGCACTGGCCGTGTTAGGCGTTGCCGTCTCGGCGGCGATGCTCCTGGACATGGTCATGCTGGCGAGCGGGATGCAGGTCTCGTTTCGCGCCCTGCTCATGCGCCAGGGCTTCGAGATTCGGCTGACGCCGAAGGGGACGCTCCCGTTCGACACGGAAGCGCGCATTGCCCGGGCGGCGAGCGCCGAGTCGTCGCTGCGCGCCATGCCCGGGGTGCGGGAGATCTCGCCCGTGCTGGGGACGACGCTGCACGTGGTGCGCGGTGAGGCGAGCGAGGCGTGCTTCGCGTTAGGTATCCGCCCGGCGGTGCAGGGAGACTACGAACTCGAGCAGGGGCGCGACGCCGAGGGCGACGACCAACTCGTGGCCAATACGACCTTCCTGGCGCGCACCGGCGCCGTGGTGGGCGACACGCTGGAGCTGGCGGCCGGCTATGACGCGCAGTTGCGCACGTGGACGGCGCGGCGGCGCGTGATCGTGGCCGGCCGTGGACGCTTCCTCTACCTCGCGGCCGACCAGGCGGCCGTCGCCCTCCCGCTCGGGGCGCTCCAGGCCATGCTTGCGCCTGGCGGCGTCGACGAGGTGTCGCTCTTCATGGTCAAGACCGTCCCCGGGCGCGACGTTGAAGGGCTGCGCGCCGGCATCGAGCGCGTGCTCCCGCGGGTGACGGCGATCGCCACCGCCGATGCCGTGCGCTCGGTGGAGGAGCGACTGAGCTACTTCCGCCAGCTCGCCTTCATTCTCGGGACGGTGAGCCTGATCGTCGGATTCCTCCTCGTGAGCACCCTGGTGACCGTGAGCGTGCAAGAACGCGTGGGTGAGATGGCCGTGATGCGGGCGCTGGGGATCTCGCGCCCGCACATCGCGCAGCAGGTCATGCTCGAAGGGCTGGCCATCAGCGTCGTGGGGGCGGTGCTTGGCCTCGCGCTCGGCCTGCTCACCGCCGAGTATCTCAACGGGATCCTGCGGACCTTTCCCGGACTTCCGGCGGCGATCGACTTCTTCGTCTTCGAGCCGCGCGCCGCCTGGCAGTCCTTCGGGTTGCTGATCGTCACGGCGGTACTCGCCGGCGCATTCCCGGCGTGGCGCGCGGCGTCGCTCCCCATCGCCACCACCCTGCGGACGGAGGCGGTGTCGTGAGTGCGGACGTGATGAAGGGGAGCGGTGTTGGGCCCGTGCTGCAGGCGGTTGACGTGGTGCGCGAGTATGCGCTGGCCGGGGTGCCGGTGCAGGCCGTGCGTGGCGTCTCGCTCGAGGTGGGCGAGGGGGAGTACGCAGCGATCGTCGGGCCGTCGGGGTGCGGGAAGTCGACGCTCCTCAACTTGTTAGGCGCCATCGATCGCCCGACGCGCGGTGCTGTGCGGCTGCGCGGGCGGGACGTGTCCTACATGAGCGACCGCGAGGCGACCGAGTTCCGCCTGCGCCACATCGGCTTCGTCTTCCAGCGCTTCTACCTGATGCCGATGCTGACGGCGGCCGAGAACGTGGAGTTGCCGATGGCCGAGGCGGGGGTGGCGAAGGCGGCGCGCCGCGCGAGGGCGCGCGAGCTGCTGGCGTACGTCGGGCTCGACGCGCGCGCCGGGCACCGGCCCGCACAGCTCTCCGGGGGCGAGCAGCAGCGGGTGGCGATTGCCCGCGCACTCGCCAATCGCCCCGCGTTGCTGCTGGCGGACGAGCCGACCGGGGAGCTCGATGCGCGCACGGGGCGCGAGGTGATCGGCCTGTTCGAGCGACTGAATGCCGACGGGATGACGATCGTGGTGGTGACCCACGACGAGGTGCTGGCGCGCGCGGCGCGCCGCGTGGTGCACATGGTGGATGGGGCGATCGTGTCGGATGAACCGAATGCCCCTGCCGAAGTGGGGGGCCCCCCCCGAACGACAGTATCGCCGACGGCGCACGACGATGCGTCACCATTTCGCCGCGCACGGGGCTGATCCGTTGCACGGCCCACGACACCCGATGCCACGGACCCCGCGGGTCCTCGCCACGGGTCGCCGACGTCGGTCGGTCGACCCGGCAACGAATCCCCGCTGACGCTCCCCCGATGCTCCTGACACTCGCGCTGCGCAACCTCGTCCTGCGCCCCTGGCGTTCCCTCCTCCTCTTGGCCGGCTTCGGCCTGGGGGTCGGCGTCATGATCACGCTCCTCTCGATCGGCGAGGCGATGGTGATCCAGGCCCGCGACGAGCGGCTCGTGGGCGGCGGCGAGGTCACGGTCCTCCCCGATGGCGTCGACCTCGAGGTCCTCAAGACCGGCGGGGTGGGTGGGCTCTGGTTTTCGGTCGCCAACGCGCGTTTCGTCTTCTTGCAGCTGTTGGCCGCGCCGCGCCTGCGCCCCCTCGTCACGGCCGCCGCCCCGCAGATGGAGGGAAAGCTCGTGTACCTGCGCGGGGCGCGGCTCGGCGAGCTGGCGGTGCGGGCGAGCGGCGAGATCCCCTCGGCGACCCGGGCGGTGGGGGCGGCGCCCACGCTGGTGGCCGGTGCGTGGCACGACGACGACGGCGACCGGCGCTGGACCGCGCCTAACGACGCACAGTTGCGGCACGACATCGACCGGTTCCACGAGCGGCCGGCCACGGTACGGAACCCGGGGAGCTGGGCCGAGTGGCACTACTTCAATGTGATCTCCGCCGATCGCCAACGCTGGGCCTTCCTCACCTTCATGCTCGCCGGCGACGTCCCGCGCGGCGAGTGGGGAGGGCAACTGCTGCTCTCGCTGCACGAGGCGGGGAAGCCTGAACGTCGCTACTCGCGCCGCATCGACCGGTCGCGCGTGCGCTACTCGACCACGGACGCCGACCTCACCCTGGACGATGCCTTCGTGCGCGTCCTGCCCGATGGTCGCTACGCGGTGCAGGCGCGCATCCCGGCGGAGGGAGGGGGCGCCGAGGCGACGGTCGACCTGGTCGTCGCCCCCGCCCCACGCGCGTACTTTCCGGGGACCTCGTTAGGCTCG comes from the Gemmatimonadota bacterium genome and includes:
- a CDS encoding sulfurtransferase, whose protein sequence is MPHKTATDLFNEARARITQVTPEETMRIRDEHPGTVVLDCREPNEWNLGRVPGALFIPRGILESNIEAAVPRDRKLIIYCASGNRSALAVETLQQMGYADVASMSGGFRGWVDAGGDIDG
- a CDS encoding CoA pyrophosphatase, with amino-acid sequence MTGDPRFTHPLFRQLAAALTERPGAAAETDGAPARAAVALALRPGDDARGELLMIRRAERAGDPWSGQIALPGGRWSPNDESLLHTAVRETWEETGIDLAASGTILGTLDELRPRTAALPAIIVTPVVVALDQPAALVLNEEVAEAFWVPLGLLRDPTTTRESSVHVRGSTLRVPSFVVREHIVWGMTERILRQLLARIE
- a CDS encoding glycosyltransferase; protein product: MTLGGSLAGVAWSAPWWLSLVVTAWRWRGTPSLDDVAREAPQPAPPLTVIVPARNEAAHIASCVRSILASEYPSLQVIVVDDHSSDGTAALAREAAAGDARLTIVAPPPLPTGWLGKQWACHHGARATPGAYLLFTDADVRHAPDLHARLVNASVAHDADLVSVAGFQETRTFWERVIQPFVFAILAQWYGGPGSVNRSRSPRRKIANGQCLLFRRAAYDAFGGHDTVRGKPAEDLAFAQQMTAAGQRVFLTLGQSQMSTRMYASLRDIVEGWGKNVYSAGRDTLPGGRAGTWLARVLIPAPALLALAPVVAWAAGVAGGAGAGWTAFGASATLSQLLWFGAIGREFRLAPWYALTFPLGALAYLYIAARAVWRGDRVQWKGREYDVCA
- a CDS encoding serine hydrolase encodes the protein MRRLILAAAVAPCLAASTAAAQRPDFAAFDAYVAKAVKAWNVPGLAIAIVANDSVVFAKGYGVRTLGRPEPVDAHTRFAIGSTTKAMTALALLQAADDGKLRLDEPVLRHLPTMQLYDPVMTRELLVRDLLTHHTGLPGSDQLWAGNDYSIGEIIRRMRFLKPTASFRNQYAYQNVQYAMAGEVLQQATGIRWSDWLRTRMWEPLGMRETLPTVAATEGQPNVATPHMVIDDTLRVIANRTVDPVAPAGSVWSSVTDMATWMRFVLDSGRVKGKRLVSERGFVDWLSPQVVVPLSDFYPAARLAAVHRVSYGLGWFLHSYGGDDVAMHTGSIDGMIAIAGLLPDRRVGVYILANRDHAEVRHALMYRAFDLYNGRRPRDWSREVMELFDGLEAQGRKAQAAFVNARVPGTIPSLPLARYVGTYADSLNGTVVISMRNGGLHAAWGKGFTGPLEHWHYDTFLARWDDRRSSPDAIAFSLDATGQVAELRASGATFGRVPAERR
- a CDS encoding dicarboxylate/amino acid:cation symporter, which gives rise to MSLTTKVLIALALGMGVGIVISTSAHPALASVVPLVEPLGTLWINAIRMTVVPLVVGSIIVGVTSAPDARTIGRIGTRALAFFLVLLVAGGIFAAVVAPPLMARIPLDADAVSALRASGATATSAAAESVKRIPTFAQWLTDLVPINPVKAAADGAMLPLIVFSVCFGLALTRLTGETKTLMVRFFRGVADAALTLVRWVLAAAPIGVFALAVPLAAKLGLSAAGALLGYIVVTALVLVLFSLLVLYPLAALFGRGGIADFARGTFPAQAVAFSARSSLAALPAMMEASRTRLHLPEQITTFFLPLAATTFRIGGALGITTGVVFIAHLYGVTLGAAQMATIVLTVVMTTFSVPGIPAGSIIVMVPVLLAAGLPVEGMGILLGVDTIPDMFRTTANVTGDMVAASVLSRGERDEAPPGPAAA
- a CDS encoding polysaccharide deacetylase, which gives rise to MTPCSRPSPGRSLLAAVAVVAALAPLPLRAQASVKQGWEWSTDTVMKVVHAVRAGRSLQPKRWPNGARVAVALSFDVDNETPNLRFGQPTIGELSQGQYGARVGLPRILALLDRHAIPASFFIPAMSLMIDRSQVALIKKSGRHEFAVHGWIHEMNTAVPADVERRLVQQALDTLTALTGIRPVGYRAPSWNFSAATMSIVKDLGFTYESSLMADERPYELNQNGEPTGIVELPVEWIMDDAPLFSPRGNNYASPREVAQVWIDEFDKAYEEGTLFLHTMHPHVSGHRSRIKALELLIAHIKTKPGVWFATHRAVAEYVKAQAGMK